A window from Engraulis encrasicolus isolate BLACKSEA-1 chromosome 11, IST_EnEncr_1.0, whole genome shotgun sequence encodes these proteins:
- the LOC134459055 gene encoding microfibril-associated glycoprotein 4-like, with the protein MLKCVQIPVFQLAVLLLPASLGSDLYLPLDCADIHHHESSKPSGVYNIFPGGPNAPLKVYCDMETDGGGWTVFQKRMDGSVNFYRSWESYKLGFGDIAAEYWLGLDNMVLLSLRRRNELRVDMEDWDGNKAHAQYSSFSVDPEQLDYTLHLGTYVGGDAGDALKNHNGMKFSTYDKDQDTNESNCASQYMGGFWYLNCHDANPNGLYIPDSSSPYSSVFVSWDTWKGTSYSLKTISMKMRALSKCSS; encoded by the exons ATGCTAAAGTGTGTCCAGATTCCAGTTTTCCAGCTAGCAGTCCTGCTGCTTCCAGCCTCTCTGGGCTCCGACCTGTACCTGCCACTGGACTGTGCGGACATCCACCATCACGAGAGCAGCAAGCCCAGCGGGGTGTACAACATCTTCCCTGGAGGACCCAACGCCCCCCTCAAG GTCTACTGCGACATGGAGACCGATGGTGGGGGCTGGACTGTGTTCCAGAAGAGGATGGATGGCTCGGTGAACTTCTACAGGAGCTGGGAGAGCTACAAGCTGGGCTTTGGGGACATCGCAGCGGAGTACTGGCTAGGCCTGGACAACATGGTGCTGCTGAGTCTGAGAAGGAGGAATGAGCTAAGGGTGGACATGGAGGACTGGGATGGAAACAAGGCGCATGCTCAATACTCCTCCTTCTCTGTGGACCCCGAGCAATTGGACTACACATTACACCTGGGGACTTATGTCGGGGGTGACGCAGGTGATGCTTTGAAGAACCACAATGGCATGAAGTTCTCCACCTATGACAAAGACCAGGACACCAATGAAAGTAACTGTGCTAGCCAGTATATGGGTGGTTTCTGGTACCTGAACTGCCATGATGCCAACCCCAACGGCCTTTACATACCCGACTCGAGCTCTCCGTACAGCAGTGTGTTTGTCAGCTGGGACACTTGGAAAGGGACTAGTTACTCTCTGAAGACCATCTCGATGAAGATGAGGGCACTGTCCAAGTGTAGCAGTTAG